Proteins encoded by one window of Sciurus carolinensis chromosome 12, mSciCar1.2, whole genome shotgun sequence:
- the LOC124961935 gene encoding S-phase kinase-associated protein 1: protein MPSIKLQSSDGEIFEVDVEIAKQSVTIKTMLEDLGMDDEGDDDPVPLPNVNAAILKKVIQWCTHHKDDPPPPEDDENKEKRTDDIPVWDQEFLKVDQGTLFELILAANYLDIKGLLDVTCKTVANMIKGKTPEEIRKTFNIKNDFTEEEEAQVRKENQWCEEK, encoded by the coding sequence ATGCCTTCAATTAAGTTGCAGAGTTCTGATGGGGAGATATTTGAAGTTGATGTAGAAATTGCCAAACAATCTGTGACAATCAAGACCATGTTGGAAGATTTGGGAATGGATGATGAAGGAGATGATGACCCAGTTCCTCTACCAAATGTTAAtgcagcaattttaaaaaaagtcattcagTGGTGCACACATCACAAGGatgaccctcctcctcctgaggatgatgagaacaaagaaaagcgAACAGATGATATCCCTGTTTGGGACCAAGAATTCCTGAAAGTTGACCAAGGAACACTTTTTGAACTTATTCTGGCTGCAAACTACTTGGACATCAAAGGTTTGCTTGATGTTACATGCAAGACTGTTGCCAATATGATCAAGGGGAAAACTCCTGAGGAGATTCGCAAAACCTTCAATATCAAAAATGACTTTACTgaagaggaggaagcccaggTACGCAAAGAGAACCAGTGGTGTGAAGAAAAGTGA